One stretch of Oncorhynchus masou masou isolate Uvic2021 chromosome 9, UVic_Omas_1.1, whole genome shotgun sequence DNA includes these proteins:
- the LOC135546110 gene encoding neutral amino acid transporter B(0)-like, with product MAEKINMEGKASNGEAHQDELVANGFGHNTCSKETTTEKIKRLVMANFLVILTVAGVIIGVFIGLGVRHMELSRTQILYVGFPGELLIRLLKMIIIPLVVCSLVSGAASIDPKALGKLGGWAMLFFLVTTLIASAIGVIMAFIISPGSNTGSKPILLDDGELPPTKEVVDSFLDLIRNIFPSNLVSAAFQSYATSYKFVTKNGTNGLPNITVEKVPFGTDQDGMNILGLVVFAIVFGVALRKLGEEGEILIKFFNSFNEATMVLVSWIMWYAPLGIMFLVAGKIVEMEDVGTLFASLGKYIACCIIGHAVHGLLVLPGIYFIITRKNPYTFLWGIFTALATSFGTSSSSATLPLMMKCVEENNGVSKHISRFILPIGATVNMDGAALFQCVAAVFIAQLNSIPLNFIQVFTILVTATASSVGAAGIPAGGVLTLAIILEAVGLPTNDISLILAVDWLVDRTCTVLNVEGDAFGAGLLQWYVDRSAKPEEGLNEVKMEDDTPAVPEQSPLIGEKESRGAGDEKAAARGSEKESIM from the exons ATGGCAGAAAAGATCAACATGGAGGGGAAGGCATCCAACGGAGAGGCGCATCAAGATGAGCTGGTAGCCAACGGATTCGGCCACAATACGTGTTCCAAAGAGACAACAACGGAGAAAATCAAGAGGTTAGTCATGGCCAACTTTCTGGTGATTCTCACCGTGGCCGGGGTGATCATCGGGGTGTTCATCGGACTTGGCGTGCGCCACATGGAGCTGAGCAGGACACAGATCCTCTATGTGGGTTTCCCTGGTGAACTGCTCATCCGGCTGCTGAAAATGATCATAATCCCCTTGGTCGTGTGCAGTCTGGTGTCCGGGGCGGCCAGCATCGACCCCAAAGCCCTGGGTAAGCTAGGCGGCTGGGCCATGCTCTTCTTTTTGGTCACCACCTTAATTGCGTCAGCAATCGGGGTGATCATGGCGTTCATCATCTCCCCCGGATCGAACACCGGCTCCAAGCCGATTTTGTTGGATGACGGCGAGCTGCCCCCGACCAAAGAAGTGGTGGACTCATTCTTGGACCTGATCAG AAACATCTTCCCCTCCAACCTGGTGTCTGCTGCCTTTCAGTCT TACGCTACCAGCTACAAGTTTGTGACCAAGAATGGCACTAATGGCTTGCCCAACATCACAGTTGAGAAG GTTCCCTTTGGCACAGACCAAGATGGTATGAACATCCTAGGACTGGTGGTGTTTGCCATAGTGTTTGGTGTAGCCCTGAGGaagctgggagaggagggagagatccTCATCAAGTTCTTCAACTCCTTCAATGAGGCCACCATGGTGCTGGTGTCCTGGATCATGTG gtatGCCCCCCTTGGAATCATGTTCTTGGTAGCAGGGAAGATCGTGGAGATGGAGGACGTGGGAACGCTGTTTGCCAGCCTGGGCAAGTACATCGCCTGCTGTATCATTGGCCACGCAGTCCATGGCCTGCTGGTCCTGCCGGGCATATACTTTATCATCACCCGCAAGAACCCCTACACCTTCCTGTGGGGCATCTTCACCGCTCTGGCCACCAGCTTTGGAACCAGCTCCAG CTCTGCCACCCTGCCCCTGATGATGAAGTGCGTGGAGGAGAACAACGGCGTGTCGAAGCACATCAGTCGTTTCATCCTGCCCATCGGGGCCACGGTGAACATGGACGGTGCAGCGCTCTTCCAGTGTGTGGCGGCCGTCTTCATCGCTCAGCTCAACAGCATCCCGCTCAACTTCATCCAAGTCTTCACCATCCT agtgacagcCACTGCGTCCAGTGTGGGAGCAGCAGGGATCCCCGCTGGGGGCGTGCTGACGCTGGCCATCATCCTGGAGGCAGTGGGACTGCCCACCAACGACATCTCCCTCATCCTCGCCGTCGACTGGCTCGT TGACCGTACCTGCACCGTTCTGAACGTGGAGGGCGACGCCTTCGGAGCCGGGCTGCTGCAGTGGTACGTGGACCGCTCTGCCAAGCCCGAGGAGGGGCTAAACGAGGTGAAGATGGAGGATGACACGCCCGCCGTGCCTGAGCAGTCGCCCCTCATCggggagaaggagagcagggGTGCGGGTGACGAGAAGGCGGCGGCTCGCGGCTCTGAGAAAGAGTCCATCATGTAG